In Oncorhynchus nerka isolate Pitt River linkage group LG26, Oner_Uvic_2.0, whole genome shotgun sequence, one DNA window encodes the following:
- the LOC115119072 gene encoding zinc finger protein 135-like isoform X4 — protein sequence MYNSSCGHQDRASPSPSTLPESPGHNSPGIALLLDLKRVSVWLVDCRKTAGQSGTVREGHEEGDLISSRDTPNRRSRSGRGLSSGALQPCHVADKTEKSLSRSERLKKHQQRRIGKKPHHCFSDCGKSFTSQSGSIIHTVEKPYCCSQCGKCFAASNTFKSHLRIHKGERPYPCLDCGKRFSYLGALNIHLRTHTGEKPYSCDQCGKSFSQSGTLNSHQRTHTGEKPYSCDRCGKRFAQSRELTRHLRTHTGEKPYSCDQCGKSFALSKALTIHQRIHTGVKPYSCGQCGKSFNQSGNLTTHKLTHTGVKPYSCGQCGMNFARASTLNRHKRTHTGEKPYSCDQCGKSFALSDKRTIHQRTHTGEKPYCCYQCGKGFAVASTLIRHYRKHTGEKPYSCDQCGKSFAVASTLNTHQRTHTGEKPYSCDQCGKSFAVAYNMIRHHRTHTAEKH from the exons ATGTACAATTCTTCCTGTGGTCACCAGGACAGAGCTAGtccgtccccctccaccctgccgGAGTCCCCTGGTCACAACTCTCCTGGTATCGCCTTACTGCTGGATCTGAAGAGGGTGTCTGTGTGGCTGGTCGACTGCAGGAAAACAGCAGGGCAGAGTGGAACTGTGAGAGAAGGACACGAGGAGGGAGATTTGATTTCATCAA GGGACACCCCTAACCGCCGTTCTCGCAGTGGGAGGGGCTTATCATCTGGGGCGCTTCAACCATGTCATGTTGCTGACaagacagagaagagtctctccagatcagaacgtctcaagaaacaccagcagagaCGTATAGGAAAGAAACCTCACCACTGCttctctgactgtgggaagagtttcacaAGCCAGAGTGGCTCCATTATTCACACCGTAGAGAAACCGTACTGCTGCTCacagtgtgggaagtgtttcGCTGCTTCTAACACCTTCAAATCTCATCTGAGAATTCATAAAGGGGAGAGGCCTTACCCGTGCCTTGATTGTGGGAAAAGATTTTCTTATTTGGGAGCCCTGAACATACACCtgcgaacacacacaggagagaagccttatagctgtgatcagtgtggaaaGAGCTTCAGTCAATCTGGGACCTTAAATTCACACCAGCGAACACATaccggagagaaaccttatagctgtgatcggtgtgggaagagatttgctCAGTCAAGAGAGCTGACTAGACACCtgcgaacacacacaggagagaaaccttatagctgtgatcagtgtgggaagagctttgctCTATCAAAAGCCCTAACTATACACCAGCGTATACACACTGGAgtgaagccttatagctgtggtcagtGTGGGAAAAGCTTCAATCAGTCAGGCAACCTGACAACACACAagctaacacacactggagtgaagccttatagctgtggtcagtGTGGGATGAACTTTGCTCGAGCTTCCACCCTGAATAGACACAagcgaacacacactggagagaaaccttatagctgtgatcagtgtgggaagagctttgctCTATCAGATAAACGAactatacaccagagaacacacactggagagaagccttattgCTGTTACCAGTGTGGAAAGGGCTTTGCTGTAGCTTCCACCCTGATTAGACACTATCGAAAACACaccggagagaagccttatagctgtgatcagtgtgggaaaagCTTTGCTGTAGCTTCCACCCTGAATACACACCAGCGAACACACACTggggagaagccttatagctgtgatcagtgtgggaaaagCTTTGCTGTAGCTTACAACATGATTAGACACCACcgaacacacactgcagagaaacATTAG